One genomic segment of Litorilinea aerophila includes these proteins:
- a CDS encoding TraR/DksA family transcriptional regulator produces the protein MTSQLDLNEIRRQLEEERERLLEKVRVRNGNDSTGAGRNPNRTDLASDYLARERRTALLSMEQKMLAQIDEALQRLEDGTYGRCESCGEPIPPERLEALPYATLCVICQERSSSSS, from the coding sequence ATGACGTCTCAATTGGATTTGAATGAAATTCGCCGCCAGCTGGAAGAGGAGCGGGAGCGGCTCTTGGAAAAAGTGCGCGTCCGCAACGGCAACGACAGTACTGGCGCGGGTCGCAATCCGAACCGTACCGATCTGGCCAGCGATTACCTGGCACGGGAACGTCGGACCGCGCTCCTCTCCATGGAGCAGAAGATGCTGGCCCAGATCGACGAGGCGCTGCAGCGGCTGGAAGATGGCACCTATGGCCGGTGCGAGTCCTGCGGGGAACCGATTCCGCCGGAGCGCCTCGAGGCCTTGCCGTACGCGACCCTCTGCGTTATCTGCCAGGAGCGCAGCAGCAGCTCATCGTAG